From the Paludisphaera mucosa genome, one window contains:
- a CDS encoding pyridoxine 5'-phosphate synthase, translated as MTASTPNSERRPPRLGVNIDHVATLRQARQGVEPDPVWAAVASELGGADGITVHLREDRRHIQDRDVRVLRRTVQVGLNLELAVEPSMLAIALEIRPDQVTLVPERRQEVTTEGGLAVASQRDRVGEAVSRLRDAGISAAAFLDPDPSEIDAAVALGVDAIELHTGRYADAREGRARDVELEALRAAGARIVSAGVGLHAGHGLNYRNVGEVASIAAMAELNIGHAIVCRAVFVGLERAVREMKGRIEAAV; from the coding sequence ATGACCGCCTCCACGCCCAACTCCGAACGAAGGCCGCCCCGCCTGGGGGTGAACATCGACCACGTGGCCACCCTGCGGCAGGCGAGGCAGGGCGTCGAACCCGACCCGGTCTGGGCGGCGGTCGCCTCGGAGCTGGGGGGGGCCGACGGGATCACCGTCCACCTCCGCGAGGACCGCCGGCACATCCAGGACCGCGACGTCCGGGTCCTCCGCCGGACCGTCCAGGTCGGCCTGAACCTGGAGCTGGCGGTCGAGCCGTCGATGCTCGCGATCGCGCTGGAGATCCGGCCCGACCAGGTCACGCTCGTCCCCGAGCGTCGCCAGGAAGTGACGACCGAAGGGGGGCTGGCGGTGGCCTCCCAGCGCGACCGGGTGGGCGAGGCCGTGTCACGATTGCGCGACGCCGGCATCTCAGCGGCGGCCTTCCTCGATCCGGACCCGTCGGAAATCGACGCGGCCGTCGCCCTGGGGGTCGACGCGATCGAGCTGCACACCGGCCGCTACGCCGACGCCCGCGAGGGCCGGGCCCGCGACGTCGAGCTGGAGGCCCTGCGCGCGGCCGGGGCGCGGATCGTCTCGGCCGGAGTCGGCCTGCACGCGGGCCACGGGTTGAATTATCGCAACGTCGGCGAGGTGGCCTCGATCGCCGCGATGGCCGAGCTGAACATCGGCCACGCGATCGTCTGCCGGGCCGTCTTCGTGGGCCTGGAGCGGGCCGTGCGCGAGATGAAGGGCCGCATCGAGGCCGCGGTCTAG
- a CDS encoding ATP-dependent helicase yields the protein MDLLADLTPPQREAVTHVNGPLLVLAGAGSGKTRVITRRVAHLLQQGVSPHNILALTFTNKAAGEMRERIEVLVPGAKVWVGTFHGFCARLLRSHGSLVGLDSSFTIYDQADRLRTVRDVLDAMGVEEPPITPEKIEGAISRAKNDLATPKSLAHRARDDRDRLVAKVYAAYEERLKAASAVDFDDLLVHVVKILKEHRDVRENLDARYRYVLVDEYQDTNMAQYAIVRALSVNHPNLCVTGDPDQSIYGWRGANLSNILEFEKDYDAVRVVKLEHNYRSTKSILAVADHLIQHNVNRKPKDLITENPSGEPVQLTVYARESEEAEGVAARIASLVREGSYNYSDVAVFCRITALTRTFEQAFRSARIPYQIVGGVSFYERQEVKDVLSYLNLINNPKDDLAFSRVVNVPPRGLGKTSFERLTAFARDHGLTLLEAARRAREAPGLKDKAIRSFLDFVALYDELGALRDDAAERVILQTMEKTGYRQHLKDESRGEGEDRLANLEELITAAREFDLEHAGATIQDFLADITLASPVDRWDQQTGAVTLMTLHAAKGLEFPVVFIIGLEEGLLPHSRAFENPNELEEERRLFFVGITRAQRELYISRCRIRTFRGQQQATAQSRFLMELPEDFLTYDDRSGVSSGDSRWGQASWSGQSGYAPRRPQPTRTPMPTPSAGGFRLTTAAQLAGGGPSSIAAPGDLDAFRPGASVLHPEYGLGRIVAIEGAGPNRKGRIAFTLAGERTFVLAKSPLKLVGKSGAGPR from the coding sequence ATGGACCTGCTCGCCGACCTGACGCCGCCCCAACGCGAAGCCGTGACCCACGTGAACGGCCCCCTCCTCGTCCTGGCGGGCGCGGGCTCGGGGAAGACCCGGGTCATCACCCGCCGGGTCGCCCACCTGCTCCAGCAGGGCGTGTCGCCCCACAACATCCTCGCGTTGACGTTCACCAACAAGGCGGCCGGCGAGATGCGGGAACGCATCGAAGTCCTGGTCCCCGGCGCGAAGGTCTGGGTCGGCACCTTCCACGGCTTCTGCGCCCGGCTGCTGCGGAGCCACGGGTCGCTGGTCGGGCTCGATTCGTCATTCACCATCTACGACCAGGCCGACCGCCTGCGGACCGTCCGCGACGTCCTCGACGCCATGGGGGTCGAGGAGCCGCCGATCACCCCCGAGAAGATCGAGGGGGCGATCAGCCGGGCCAAGAACGACCTGGCCACCCCCAAGTCGCTCGCCCACCGCGCCCGCGACGACCGCGACCGGCTCGTGGCCAAGGTCTACGCCGCCTACGAGGAGCGCCTCAAGGCCGCGTCGGCCGTCGACTTCGACGACCTGCTCGTCCACGTCGTCAAGATCCTCAAGGAGCACCGGGACGTCCGCGAGAACCTCGACGCCCGCTACCGCTACGTCCTGGTCGACGAGTACCAGGACACCAACATGGCCCAGTACGCCATCGTCCGGGCCCTGTCGGTCAACCACCCCAACCTCTGCGTCACCGGCGACCCCGACCAGTCGATCTACGGCTGGCGAGGGGCGAACCTGTCGAACATCCTCGAGTTCGAGAAGGACTACGACGCCGTCCGGGTCGTCAAACTCGAGCACAACTACCGCAGCACCAAGAGCATCCTGGCCGTCGCCGACCACCTGATCCAGCACAACGTCAACCGCAAGCCGAAGGACCTGATCACCGAGAACCCCAGCGGCGAGCCCGTCCAGCTCACCGTCTACGCCCGCGAGTCCGAGGAGGCCGAAGGGGTCGCCGCCCGCATCGCGAGCCTCGTCCGCGAGGGTTCGTACAACTACTCCGACGTCGCCGTCTTCTGCCGGATCACCGCCCTGACGCGCACGTTCGAGCAGGCCTTCCGCTCGGCGCGGATCCCGTACCAGATCGTCGGCGGGGTGTCGTTCTACGAGCGGCAGGAGGTCAAGGACGTCCTGTCGTACTTGAATCTCATCAACAACCCCAAGGACGACCTGGCGTTCAGCCGGGTCGTCAACGTCCCCCCCCGGGGCCTGGGGAAGACGTCGTTCGAGCGCCTGACCGCCTTCGCCCGCGACCACGGCCTGACCCTGCTGGAGGCGGCCCGCCGCGCCCGCGAGGCGCCCGGGCTGAAGGACAAGGCGATCCGCTCGTTCCTCGACTTCGTCGCCCTCTACGACGAGCTGGGGGCCCTGCGCGACGACGCGGCCGAGCGGGTCATCCTCCAGACGATGGAGAAGACGGGCTATCGCCAGCACCTGAAGGACGAGTCGCGGGGCGAGGGCGAGGACCGGCTGGCGAACCTCGAAGAGCTGATCACCGCCGCCCGCGAGTTCGACCTGGAGCACGCCGGGGCCACGATCCAGGACTTCCTCGCCGACATCACGCTGGCCTCGCCCGTCGACCGCTGGGACCAGCAGACCGGCGCCGTCACCCTGATGACCCTGCACGCCGCCAAGGGCCTGGAATTCCCGGTCGTCTTCATCATCGGCCTGGAAGAAGGCCTGCTGCCCCACAGCCGGGCCTTCGAGAACCCCAACGAGCTGGAGGAGGAGCGCCGGCTCTTCTTCGTGGGCATCACCCGGGCGCAACGAGAGCTTTATATCAGCCGGTGTCGAATCCGGACGTTCCGGGGCCAGCAGCAGGCCACGGCGCAGTCGCGGTTCCTGATGGAGCTGCCGGAAGACTTCCTGACCTACGACGACCGCTCGGGCGTCTCTTCGGGCGACTCGCGCTGGGGCCAGGCGTCGTGGAGCGGCCAGTCCGGCTACGCACCCCGTCGCCCCCAGCCGACCCGGACGCCCATGCCCACGCCGTCCGCGGGCGGCTTCCGGTTGACGACCGCGGCCCAGCTCGCGGGGGGCGGGCCGTCGTCGATCGCGGCCCCGGGCGACCTGGACGCGTTCCGCCCCGGCGCGTCGGTCCTACACCCGGAGTACGGCCTGGGGCGGATCGTCGCGATCGAGGGGGCGGGGCCGAACCGCAAGGGGCGGATCGCCTTCACCCTGGCGGGCGAGCGGACGTTCGTCCTGGCCAAGTCCCCCTTGAAATTGGTGGGCAAGTCGGGCGCGGGGCCGCGATGA